From a region of the Malania oleifera isolate guangnan ecotype guangnan chromosome 12, ASM2987363v1, whole genome shotgun sequence genome:
- the LOC131145206 gene encoding probable methyltransferase PMT2: MATKINSTDSRTRSSVSIFIVVGLCCFFYILGAWQRSGFGKGDSIAVEITKSGADCSILSNLNFETHHNSDTGTIDDSDSKAKVFEPCHPRYTDYTPCQDQRRAMNFPREDMIYRERHCPREDEKLHCLIPAPKGYVTPFPWPKSRDYVPFANAPYKSLTVEKAIQNWIQYEGNVFRFPGGGTQFPQGADAYIDQLASAVPIKNGMVRTALDTGCGVASWGAYLLKRNVIAMSFAPRDSHEAQVQFALERGVPAVIGVLGSIKLPYPSRAFDMAHCSRCLIPWGANDGKYMMEVDRVLRPGGYWVLSGPPINWKNNYKGWQRPKEELHEEQRKIEEIARLLCWEKKYEKGEMAIWQKRMNADSCPGRQDGSQATFCKSAEADDVWYKKMEACITPYPDISSQDEVAGGQLKAFPERLYAVPPRIASGSVPGVSTETYLEDNKQWKKHVAAYKKINKIIDSGRYRNIMDMNARLGGFAAALESPKLWVMNVVPTIAEKNTLGAIYERGLIGIYHDWCEGFSTYPRTYDLIHAHGVFSLYKDRCNMEDILLEMDRILRPEGAVIFRDEVDVLVKVKKTIGGMRWDAKMMDHEDGPLVSEKILVAVKQYWVGNSTSSR; encoded by the exons ATGGCAACAAAGATTAACTCGACGGACAGTAGGACTAGGAGTTCTGTGTCTATTTTCATTGTGGTTGGATTATGCTGCTTCTTTTATATATTGGGTGCGTGGCAGAGAAGCGGCTTTGGTAAGGGAGACAGTATAGCTGTGGAGATCACAAAGAGTGGGGCAGACTGCAGTATTCTTTCAAATCTGAACTTTGAGACACATCACAATAGTGACACTGGGACTATTGATGATTCTGATTCAAAAGCCAAGGTGTTTGAACCATGCCATCCACGTTACACAGATTACACGCCATGTCAAGATCAAAGACGTGCCATGAACTTCCCTAGAGAAGATATGATTTATCGTGAAAGACACTGCCCTCGTGAGGATGAGAAGTTACATTGCCTTATTCCGGCACCCAAAGGATATGTTACTCCATTTCCATGGCCAAAGAGTCGTGACTATGTTCCCTTTGCAAATGCACCATATAAGAGCTTGACAGTTGAGAAAGCTATTCAGAACTGGATTCAATACGAGGGCAATGTATTCAGGTTTCCAGGTGGAGGAACACAATTTCCTCAAGGGGCAGATGCATATATTGATCAGCTTGCTTCTGCGGTACCTATTAAAAATGGGATGGTTAGAACAGCATTGGACACTGGTTGCGGG GTTGCGAGTTGGGGTGCATACCTTCTAAAAAGAAATGTTATAGCTATGTCGTTTGCACCAAGAGACTCGCATGAAGCCCAGGTTCAGTTTGCTCTGGAGAGGGGTGTGCCTGCCGTCATTGGTGTTCTTGGATCGATAAAGCTGCCATATCCATCTAGAGCTTTTGACATGGCTCATTGTTCTCGATGCTTAATTCCATGGGGTGCTAATG ATGGAAAGTACATGATGGAAGTTGATAGAGTTCTTAGGCCTGGCGGCTATTGGGTGCTTTCTGGCCCTCCTATCAATTGGAAGAATAACTACAAGGGATGGCAGCGTCCTAAGGAGGAACTACACGAGGAAcagagaaaaattgaggagatTGCAAGGCTTCTTTGCTGGGAGAAGAAGTACGAGAAGGGTGAAATGGCTATTTGGCAGAAGCGAATGAATGCTGATTCTTGTCCTGGCAGGCAAGATGGTTCCCAGGCGACCTTTTGCAAATCTGCAGAGGCAGATGATGTCTG GTACAAAAAAATGGAGGCATGCATAACTCCATATCCCGACATTAGCAGTCAAGATGAAGTTGCTGGTGGGCAGCTGAAAGCATTTCCAGAAAGGCTTTATGCAGTCCCTCCTAGAATAGCAAGTGGGTCTGTTCCTGGAGTATCCACTGAGACTTACCTGGAGGACAACAAACAATGGAAAAAGCACGTAGCAGCttataaaaaaatcaataaaattatTGACTCAGGAAGATACCGTAATATTATGGACATGAATGCTAGGCTGGGAGGTTTTGCTGCAGCACTTGAATCTCCCAAATTGTGGGTTATGAATGTTGTGCCCACTATAGCAGAGAAAAATACTCTAGGTGCTATATACGAGCGAGGATTGATAGGCATCTACCATGACTG GTGCGAAGGATTCTCCACATACCCAAGAACATATGACCTTATTCATGCCCATGGTGTTTTCAGTTTGTACAAGGACAG ATGTAACATGGAAGACATTCTTTTAGAAATGGACCGGATTTTGCGACCAGAAGGGGCAGTCATATTCCGCGACGAAGTCGATGTGCTGGTTAAGGTGAAGAAGACAATTGGAGGAATGAGATGGGATGCTAAAATGATGGATCATGAGGATGGCCCCCTtgtttctgagaaaatattggtTGCTGTCAAACAATACTGGGTTGGTAATTCCACATCCTCACGATGA